The Streptomyces puniciscabiei genomic interval GACATGGGACATCGGCAGGAAGAGGAGGACCGACGGCTCCTCGTCCTGGACTGCCTTGAAGACCGGGTAGAGCAGTTCGATCGCGTTGTCGACCTCGGCGAAGAAGTTGCCGTGCGAGAGGGCGCAGCCCTTGGGGCGGCCGGTGGTGCCGGAGGTGTAGATGAGGGTGGCGAGGGTGTCGGGGCCCAGCATGCCCCGGCGTACGGCCACTTCGCCGTCCGGCACCTGCACGCCGGCCTCGGCGAGCCGGGCCACGTGGTCCTTGTCCATCACCCACAGATGGCGCAGGTCGGGCAGGTGGTGGAGTTCGGGGCCGAGGGCGGCGGCCTGCGCGGCGGTCTCGGTGATCAGGGCGACCGCCCCGGAGTCGTGCAGGATCCACCGGGTCTGGAAGACGGAGGAGGTCGGGTAGATCGGCACGGTGACCAGGCCGGCGGCCCAGGCGGCGAAGTCGAGGAGCGTCCACTCGTACGTGGTACGGGCCATGACGGCGATCCGGTCGCCCGGCACCAGGCCCTCCGCTATCAGCCCCTTGGCCACGGCGAGGACCTGTTCGGCGAAGTGCGCGGCCGTCACGTCCGCCCAGCGGCCGTCCTGCAGCCGGCGGCTGAGCACGATCGCGGCGGGGGCCGCGTCCGCGTTGTCGAACGGCAGGTCCGCGAGCGAGCCGTGCTTCACCGGGGGCGCGAACGGCGGTACGGACACCTCCCGCACGGCGCCGTCCAGACGCTGGACCCAGGGCTCCACGAGGACGGGGCGGCCGTCGTAGTCGGTGGCGGAGACGGGGGTGCCGGAGGAGACGGGGGCGTTCGGGAAGGGGGCGGACACGGGCGGCTCCTCTGGCGTTGCAGCGGTGCGCGGCTTGCTGCATGACGTACGTGCCTCACGCGTGGAGGCGTTCACCGGCGGCGGTCCGTGAGATAGGGGTTACCTCCGGTTAGCGAGGTGATCGTACGGGTCCCTTGTGAGGGGATCGTGCGGGTTCGGGGGTGCTCCGGGGCCGGGGATGTGCAGCCTCGGGGGTTGTGTGACGGACGCTCACGTTAGACTTACCGGCGGTAACCTTACTTCAGAGTAAGCAATGGGAGCTGGACATGCCAGGCGAGTTGCTGCATCTCACGGGCGGCGTGCTGCGCTCCCCCTTCAAGCGGCCCTCCCCCCACGCGGACTTCCCCCGGGACCGGCTGGTGCTGGCCGGGGTACGGGTCGACCAGGACCGGCTGGCCGCCTACGAGCGGGTGTGCGGCTTCCCCACCGGCTCGGCCGACGGCGCCCTGCCCGTCACCTATCCGCACGTCCTCGGCTTCCCACTGGCCATGCGACTGATGAGCGACCGGGCCTTTCCGCTGCCGCTGCTGGGGCTCGTCCACACCTCGATCGAGATCACCCGGTACACCTCCCTTCCGGCGGCCGGGGAGTACGAACTCGCCGGCCACGTCGAGGGACTGGCCCCGCACCGGCGCGGCACCGAAGCCACCGTGGTCACCGGGATGCGGGCCGGGGGTGAGGTCGTATGGGAGTCGCGGAGCACCTATCTCGCGCGCCATCGCACCGACGGGCCCGCCGAACCCCGGGAAGGGCGGCCCGCCCCGCTGCCCGTCGTCGCCGAGTGGCGGCTCGCCGGGGACGTGGGCCGGCGGTACGGCGCCGTCTCCGGCGACCGCAACCCCATCCATCTGCACCCACTCACCGCCCGCATCCTCGGCTTCCCGCGGGCCATCGCGCACGGGATGTGGACGGTGGCGCGGTGCCTGGCCGCGAGCGGCTCCGCGGGCGGCTCCGCCGTGGTGCGGGCGCGGTTTCTGGCGCCGGTGTTGTTGCCGGGGACGGTGGCTTACGGGGCGGATGGGTCCGGGCGGTTCGAGTTGCGGGGCGATGGGGGGCGACTGCATCTGTGGGGGGAGGTGACCTAGGCGCCATTGAGGGCTCTCGCCGTGGCCGGGTGCGGGTTCGTCGTGGCTTGTCGCGCAGTTCCCCGCGCCCCTAGGTATCTGCAGTGGGCGGAGTCCAGGAGTGACCGCCCATGAGATTCCCCAAGCCCGACCAGGCGAAGTTCATCAAGGTCGTCGCTGCTTGGCGGGCGGTGATGCCGGGGGTGCTGTTGGCCCACGCGGCCAGGGATTCGGCCGCGCCCACCAGGGCCTCCGCCAGGCCCGCCACCTCGTGCTCGGGGAGGTCGGGGGCTCGGTGGGCCTCCCGGGCGGCGACGGCCACCAGGTGGGTCACGAAGGCGACGATCTCCTTGCGCATCGCGGCCACCTCGGTCGCGAAGGGTTCGCCGTGGGTGCGGGCCTGGAGGTGGAGCACGGACCAGGCGTCGGGGTGCTCGGCGGTGTGGGCGAAGAACGCCTGGAGGCCGTCCCAGAGCCGGCGGTCGGCGGGCAGGTCGGTGCGCACCCCGGCACGGACGGCCTCCGTCAGGGCGGCGGCCTCGCGGCGGATGCAGGCGGTGAAGAGGTCTTCCTTCGAGTTCAGGTACAGGTAGACCAAGGGCTTGGAGACGCCGGCGAGTTCGGCTATCTCGTCCATGGAGGCGGCCATGTAGCCGCGTTGCCCGAAGATGCGTACGGCGGCGTCGAGCATCTGCTGCTCCCGCACCGCACGCGGCATTCGCTTGGTCTTCGCCCCACCCATGAGGGCAAGACTAGTTGGACGCGGCCGCCCCGCCCTGCGCCCTCGCGGCGTCGTCGACGCCGTCCTCCTGGCTGCGGTTGGCCTCCAGGTTGGCCTTCATCCGGTCGACCCTGGTGACGATCTGCACCGAGGCCCGGTCCCGCTCCTTGCGCAGCACCACCCAGCTGATCGGCGCCGACAGGATCAGGGCGAGCAGCAGTACCCAGAGGCCGTTGGACGCGCCGAAGCCGCGCGGGAAGATGCCGGAGTAGACGGCTCCCCAGACGACCACGAGGCAGCCGGCGAAGATGCCGAGGCGCATCAGCGTGTAGCGGAGCATCTCAATCCACTCGTCCGATTCCAAAAGGGGTCATCGTCCAGTGAAGCACGAGCGGGGAGGGATCTTGCACGGGGGTCAGCCGAGGGGCAGCAGCATGGTGATGTCGTCGCGGTCGTCCCCCGGGGCGACCCGGATCGCGCCGGGCACCCGGCCGACCTCCTTGTAGCCGCAGGACGCGTAGAAGTGCTCCAGGCCGTGGCCGCCCCGGCAGCCGAGGCGTATCGCCTCGATGCCGTCGAAGGTGCGGGCCGCGTCGGCGGCGGCCGCCAGCAGGTCACGGCCGTACCCCTTGCCCTGGTGCCTCGGGTGGACCATCACCGTGTAGAGCCACACCCAGTGCCGCATCAGACGGTGGGCGTTGAAGGAGATGACGGCGGTGGCGGCCACCTCTCCGGCCTCGTCATGCCCGACGAGCAGCCGGCTGCGCCCCTCGGCCAGCTGCGCGAGCAGCCGGACCAGCTCCGGGCGTATCTCCCCGCGTGTCACCGGCGGCACGAAGCCGACGGCGCCGCCCGCGTTGCTGACGTCCGTCCACAGGTCGAGGAAGCCGTCCCGGAGCTCGGGCGTGATGGCGGGGTCCAGGGTGAAGGTAAGTGGCATACGGCGATGTTAGCCATTACCCCAGGGCTCGCGCAGCCACTTTCAGATCGGCGACGAGCCCTTCGTACGCGGCCTTCCTGTCCTTGTCGTCCTGCGCCCGCAGCACCGACGACGGATGCACGGTCGGCACCAGCCGCTCGGGGCGGCCGTGGATCTCCCGTTCCAGTACGGTCCCGCGCACCTCGCCCACCCGGAACGAGGAGCCGAGCAGCGCCTTGCCCGCGGTGGCGCCGAGGACCACGATCAGCTCGGGTTCGACGAGCGCCAGCTCCGCCGCGAGCCAGGGCCCGCAGGCCGTCATCTCCCTCAGGCTCGGAGCCTTGTGGATGCGGCGCTTGCGGGGCTCGGCCTGGGTGAACTTGAAGTGCTTGACCGCGTTGGTGACATACGCGTCCGCCGGGTCCAGACCGGCTTCCTCCAGGGCACGGTCGAGGAGCTTGCCGGCGGGGCCCACGAAGGGCTTGCCCTGCCGGTCCTCCTGATCGCCGGGCTGCTCGCCGACGAGCATCACGCGCGCGTGCGCGTTGCCCGCGCCGAACACCGTCTGGGTGGCGTTCTCGTGCAGCGGGCAACCACGGCAGTCGGCGGCGGCTTTCCGCAGGGCGGTGAGACTGGCGCCCTCCGGGACGAAGGGCTCCGCCGTGTAGGCGTCCTCGGGGGCTTTCGTGACAGCCATGCCCGCCGGGTACCCGGCGTGGGGCGCGGCGAACGAAGGGGTGGCTTCGGCCGTCGCCCGGCTGCCGCGCCGTCGTGGCTCGTCGCGCGGATCTCAGACCCGCATCGGCTGCGGGGACTCCCGGCGCGCCGGGTCCGGGCCGTCGTACTCGCGGATGATCTCGTACCGCGTGTTCCGCTCCACCGGGCGGAAGCCGGCGTCGCGGATCAGCTCCAGCAGGTCCTCGCGGGTCAGCTTGTTCGGCGTGCCGAAGTTGTCGGCGTCGTGGGTGATCTTGTACTCCACGACCGAGCCGTCCATGTCGTCCGCGCCGTGCTGGAGGGCCAGCTGGGCGGTCTGCACGCCGTGCATCACCCAGAAGACCTTCACGTGCGGGACGTTGTCGAACAGCAGGCGGGAGACGGCGAAGGTCTTCAGGGCCTCCGCACCGGTCGCCATCTGGGTGCGGGCCTGGAGGGTGTTGCGTACCTTGCCGTCCTTCATGTCCACGAAGTCGTGCTGGTAGCGCAGCGGGATGAAGACCTGGAAGCCGTTCGTCTCGTCCTGCAGCTCACGCAGGCGCAGGACGTGGTCCACGCGGTGGCGGGGCTCCTCGATGTGGCCGTACAGCATGGTGCACGGGGTCTTCAGACCCTTCTCGTGCGCCAGGCGGTGGATCCGGGACCAGTCCTCCCAGTGGGTGCGGTGGTCCACGATGTGCTGCCGGACCTCCCAGTCGAAGATCTCCGCGCCGCCGCCGGTGAGGGACTCCAGGCCCGCGTCGATCAGCTCGTCCAGGATCTCCGAGGCGGACAGGCCGCTGATCGTCTCGAAGTGGTGGATCTCCGTCGCCGTGAAGGCCTTCAGCGAGACGTCCGGGAGGGCCTTCTTCAGTTCCCTGAGCGAGCGCGGGTAGTAGCGCCACGGCAGGTTCGGGTGCAGGCCGTTGACGATGTGGAGCTCGGTGAGGTTCTCCGACTCCATCGCCTTGGCGAGCTTCACGGCCTCCTCGATGCGCATCGTGTACGCGTCCTTCTCCCCCGGCTTGCGCTGGAAGGAGCAGTAGGCGCAGGAGGCCGTGCACACGTTGGTCATGTTGAGGTGCCGGTTGACGTTGAAGTGGACCACGTCGCCGTTCTTGCGGGTGCGCACCTCGTGGGCGAGGCCGCCGAGCCAGGCCAGGTCGTCCGACTCGTACAGCGCGATGCCGTCCTCGCGGGTCAGCCGCTCACCGGAGCGGACCTTCTCCTCCAGCTCGCGCTTGAGCCCGACGTCCATGCCAACACGCCCTTTCTACGACAGCACCGCCAACCGTATCCCTAGACCTCCTCGGGCAGCTCCCCGACCCGGTTCTCCCACTTGGTGGAGAGCACGATCGTGGTACGGGTGCGCGAGACGCCCTTGGTGCCGGACAGCCGGCGGATGATCTTCTCCAGGCCGTCCACGTCCGTCGCCCGGACCTTGAGCATGAAGGAGTCGTCGCCGGCGATGAACCAGCAGTCCTCGATCTCCGGCAGGTCCCGCAGGCGCTGGGCGACATCCTCGTGGTCGGCGGCGTCGGAGAGCGAGATGCCGATCAGCGCGGTGACGCCGAGGCCGAGGGAGGCCGCGTTCACCGTGGCGCGGTAGCCGGTGATGACACCGGCCGCCTCGAGACGGTTGATGCGGTCGGTGACGCTGGGGCCCGACAGGCCGACGAGGCGCCCCAGCTCCGCGTACGAGGCCCGGCCGTTCTCCCTCAGGGCCTGGATGAGCTGCCTGTCCACCGCGTCCATGCGATCGAAGCCTTCCGCTGAAGAGGTCTGAAGTTCCTGAAGTGATGAGACGTGCTGCGATGTGCCCGCGCAGGTGCGCTACAGGTTCGTGCCGCTGCCCAGTTCGCCCTTCCAGCGCCGGTACAGGCCGTGCCCGACGCCCGCCGCGTCCAGCACCCGCCCGGCGACGAAGTCCACCAGGTCCTGGATGTGGGTGGCGCCCGCGTAGAAGGCGGGCGAGGCCGGTACGACGCTCGCGCCCGCGTCGTCCAGCGCCACGAGGTGCCTCAGGGTCTGGCCGCTGAGCGGGGTCTCGCGCACGGCCACGACCAGGGGGCGGCGCTCCTTGAGGGTGACGCTCGCCGCCCGCTGCAACAGGTCCTTGGACAGGCCCAGCGCGACGCCCGCGACACAGGCCGTCGAGGCCGGCACGATCAGCATCCCCCGCACCGGGTACGACCCCGAGGACGGACCGGCCGCGAGGTCGCCCGCGCTCCAGTACCGCACCCCGCTGATGTCCACGTCGAAGGTCCCGGGCTTGCCGTCGGCCCCCCGGGCCAGCCATTCCCGCAGGTCGTCCTGCCAGTGGGCGTCCCGGAACGAGATGCCCGTCTCGTCCAGCAGCGTCAGCCGCGAGGCCCGGCTGACCACCAGGTCGACCGCCTCCCCCGCACCGAGCAGCGCCCGCAGCACGGCAGCCGCATACGGCGTCCCGGAGGCACCGGACACCCCCACGATCCAAGGCACGCGCTGCGATTCTCCTGCGTTCACACCTTGAGCGTACCGGTGGGTCGGGGAGTGCTCAGGCCGGGTGGGGCGCCTCGCGGTGGACGGGCAGGGAGGCCATGGGGATGGTCAGCTTGCCGAGCCCTTGAGCCGGCTGCTCAGACGCTCAGACCCCGAACCAGGAGATCCAGCAGGGCGCACACGAACAGGGCAATGCCGATGAAGCCGTTGACGCTGAAGAACGCCCTGTTCAGGCGGGACAGGTCATGCGGGCGCACGATCGTGTGCTCGTAGACGAACGCTCCCGCGACGATCAGCAGGCCCAGCCAGAAGAACGCGCCGGCGTGGGTGGCCAGGGCGTACCAGACGAACAGGGCCGTCGTGACCGTGTGGCAGGCCCGGGCGCCCCAGATCGCCGCCGGGATGCCGAAGCGGGCCGGTACCGACATCACGCCGATCTCGCGGTCGGTCTCGACGTCCTGGCAGGCGTAGATCAGGTCGAAGCCGCCGATCCAGACGCCGACGGCGAGGCCGAGGATCACCGCGGTCCAGGACCACTCGCCGGTGATCGCCAGCCAGCCGCCGATCGGGCCCATGGCCTGGGCGAGACCGAGGATGGCCTGCGGGAAGTTGGTGAACCGCTTGCCGTACGGATACACCACCATCGGGATCACGGCGACGGGGGCCAGCGCCAGGCACAGGGGGTTCAGCAGGGCCGCCGCGCCCAGGAAGACGACCAGGGCGATCAGGGCGCCCGTCCAGGCGTGCCGGACGGTCATCGCGCCGGTCACCAGCTCGCGGTGCGCCGTACGCGGGTTACGGGCGTCGATCTCGCGGTCGATGATCCGGTTGACCGCCATCGCGAAGGTGCGCAGGCCGACCATGCAGACAGTGACCAGCAGCAGCCGGCCCCAGTGGACGTTCCTGTCCCACTCGTACATCGCCGTGAGCGAGGCGATGTAGGCGAAGGGCAGCGCGAAGATCGAGTGCTCGATCATCACCAGGCGCAGAAAGGCCTTCGTGCGTCCCGGCTGGGGGATCGCGGCAGAGGCGCTGCTCACAGGCCGTACTCCTTCCAGCGGCGGTCCACCAGGGCCGCCGTAGCCGGGTCCGACAGGACCATGTCCGGCCAGCCCCCGTCGCGGGTGTAGCCCTCCTCGGGCCACTTCTTGGTCGCGTCGATGCCCGCCTTGCCGCCCCAGAACTGCTGGTAGGAGGCGTGGTCGAGATGGTCGACGGGGCCTTCGACGACCGTGAGGTCCCGGGCGTAGTCGGTGTTGCCGAGCGCCCGCCAGGCGACCTCGTGCAGATCGTGCACGTCGCAGTCGGCGTCCACGACCACGATCAGCTTGGTCAGGGACATCATGTGTGCCCCCCAGATCGCGTGCATCACCTTCTGCGCGTGCTTGGGGTACTTCTTGTCGATCGAGACGATCGCGCAGTTGTGGAAGCCGCCCGCCTCGGGCAGGTGGTAGTCCACGATGTCCGGGACGATGATCTTGAGGAGCGGGAGGAAGAAGCGTTCGGTCGCGCGGCCGAGCGGTCCGTCCTCCGTCGGGGGGCGGCCCACGACGATCGACTGGAGCAGGGGACGGCGGCGCATCGTCACGCAGTCGATCCTCAGCGCCGGGAACGGTTCCTGCGGGGTGTAGAAGCCGGTGTGGTCGCCGAAGGGTCCCTCGGGCAGCATCTCGCCCGGCTCCAGCCAGCCCTCCAGGACGACCTCGGCGTTCGCCGGCACCTGGAGCGGGACGGTCTTGCAGTCGACCATCTCGATCCGCTTGCCCGCGATGAACCCGGCGAACAGGTACTCGTCGATGTCACCGGGGAGCGGGGCGGTGGAGGCGTAGGTGACGGCCGGGGGGCACCCGAAGGCGATGGCGACGGGCAGCCGCTCGCCCCTTCTCGCGGCCACCTGGTAGTGGTTGCGGCTGTCCTTGTGGATCTGCCAGTGCATGCCGATGGTGCGCCTGTCGTGGCGCTGGAGGCGGTAGAGCCCGAGGTTGCGGACGCCCGACTCCGGGTCCTTGGTGTGGGTGAGCCCCAGGTTGAAGAAGGAGCCGCCGTCCTTGGGCCAGGTGAACAGCGCCGGGAGCCGGTCGAGGTCCACCTCGTCGCCGTGCAGGACGACCTCCTGTACCGGGGCGCTGTCAGCCTTCACCTTCTTCGGCGGCACATGGGTCATCGCGCCCAGCTTCCCGAAGGCCTCGCGCACGCCGACGAAGCCGTGCGGCAGTTCGGGCCGCAGCAGGCCGCCGATCTTCTCGGAGATCTCGCCGTACGACTTCAGGCCCAGCGCCTTCAGCAGGCGGCGGTCGGTGCCGAAGACGTTCATGGCGAGGGGCATCGCCGAGCCCTTCACGTTCTCGAAGAGCAGGGCGGGGCCGCCGGACTTCTGCACCCGGTCGACGATCTCCCCGACTTCCAGATACGGGTCGACCTCGGCCTTGATGCGCTTGAGGTCGCCCTCGCGCTCCAGCGCCCGCAGCAGGGAGCGAAGATCGTCGTAAGCCATGCGGTCAAGTATCGCCGACGGAGAGAAACGGGCGGCGGCGGGGCGCTCGTATACCCTGCACGCCATGCTCAGGTATCTGCCGTTCCTGCTGGT includes:
- a CDS encoding Lrp/AsnC family transcriptional regulator; amino-acid sequence: MDAVDRQLIQALRENGRASYAELGRLVGLSGPSVTDRINRLEAAGVITGYRATVNAASLGLGVTALIGISLSDAADHEDVAQRLRDLPEIEDCWFIAGDDSFMLKVRATDVDGLEKIIRRLSGTKGVSRTRTTIVLSTKWENRVGELPEEV
- a CDS encoding UdgX family uracil-DNA binding protein (This protein belongs to the uracil DNA glycosylase superfamily, members of which act in excision repair of DNA. However, it belongs more specifically to UdgX branch, whose founding member was found to bind uracil in DNA (where it does not belong), without cleaving it, appears to promote DNA repair by a pathway involving RecA, rather than base excision.), yielding MAVTKAPEDAYTAEPFVPEGASLTALRKAAADCRGCPLHENATQTVFGAGNAHARVMLVGEQPGDQEDRQGKPFVGPAGKLLDRALEEAGLDPADAYVTNAVKHFKFTQAEPRKRRIHKAPSLREMTACGPWLAAELALVEPELIVVLGATAGKALLGSSFRVGEVRGTVLEREIHGRPERLVPTVHPSSVLRAQDDKDRKAAYEGLVADLKVAARALG
- a CDS encoding MaoC/PaaZ C-terminal domain-containing protein, which gives rise to MPGELLHLTGGVLRSPFKRPSPHADFPRDRLVLAGVRVDQDRLAAYERVCGFPTGSADGALPVTYPHVLGFPLAMRLMSDRAFPLPLLGLVHTSIEITRYTSLPAAGEYELAGHVEGLAPHRRGTEATVVTGMRAGGEVVWESRSTYLARHRTDGPAEPREGRPAPLPVVAEWRLAGDVGRRYGAVSGDRNPIHLHPLTARILGFPRAIAHGMWTVARCLAASGSAGGSAVVRARFLAPVLLPGTVAYGADGSGRFELRGDGGRLHLWGEVT
- a CDS encoding UbiX family flavin prenyltransferase translates to MPWIVGVSGASGTPYAAAVLRALLGAGEAVDLVVSRASRLTLLDETGISFRDAHWQDDLREWLARGADGKPGTFDVDISGVRYWSAGDLAAGPSSGSYPVRGMLIVPASTACVAGVALGLSKDLLQRAASVTLKERRPLVVAVRETPLSGQTLRHLVALDDAGASVVPASPAFYAGATHIQDLVDFVAGRVLDAAGVGHGLYRRWKGELGSGTNL
- the mqnP gene encoding menaquinone biosynthesis prenyltransferase MqnP, with amino-acid sequence MSSASAAIPQPGRTKAFLRLVMIEHSIFALPFAYIASLTAMYEWDRNVHWGRLLLVTVCMVGLRTFAMAVNRIIDREIDARNPRTAHRELVTGAMTVRHAWTGALIALVVFLGAAALLNPLCLALAPVAVIPMVVYPYGKRFTNFPQAILGLAQAMGPIGGWLAITGEWSWTAVILGLAVGVWIGGFDLIYACQDVETDREIGVMSVPARFGIPAAIWGARACHTVTTALFVWYALATHAGAFFWLGLLIVAGAFVYEHTIVRPHDLSRLNRAFFSVNGFIGIALFVCALLDLLVRGLSV
- a CDS encoding menaquinone biosynthesis decarboxylase, translating into MAYDDLRSLLRALEREGDLKRIKAEVDPYLEVGEIVDRVQKSGGPALLFENVKGSAMPLAMNVFGTDRRLLKALGLKSYGEISEKIGGLLRPELPHGFVGVREAFGKLGAMTHVPPKKVKADSAPVQEVVLHGDEVDLDRLPALFTWPKDGGSFFNLGLTHTKDPESGVRNLGLYRLQRHDRRTIGMHWQIHKDSRNHYQVAARRGERLPVAIAFGCPPAVTYASTAPLPGDIDEYLFAGFIAGKRIEMVDCKTVPLQVPANAEVVLEGWLEPGEMLPEGPFGDHTGFYTPQEPFPALRIDCVTMRRRPLLQSIVVGRPPTEDGPLGRATERFFLPLLKIIVPDIVDYHLPEAGGFHNCAIVSIDKKYPKHAQKVMHAIWGAHMMSLTKLIVVVDADCDVHDLHEVAWRALGNTDYARDLTVVEGPVDHLDHASYQQFWGGKAGIDATKKWPEEGYTRDGGWPDMVLSDPATAALVDRRWKEYGL
- a CDS encoding TetR/AcrR family transcriptional regulator; translation: MGGAKTKRMPRAVREQQMLDAAVRIFGQRGYMAASMDEIAELAGVSKPLVYLYLNSKEDLFTACIRREAAALTEAVRAGVRTDLPADRRLWDGLQAFFAHTAEHPDAWSVLHLQARTHGEPFATEVAAMRKEIVAFVTHLVAVAAREAHRAPDLPEHEVAGLAEALVGAAESLAAWANSTPGITARQAATTLMNFAWSGLGNLMGGHSWTPPTADT
- a CDS encoding GNAT family N-acetyltransferase, with product MPLTFTLDPAITPELRDGFLDLWTDVSNAGGAVGFVPPVTRGEIRPELVRLLAQLAEGRSRLLVGHDEAGEVAATAVISFNAHRLMRHWVWLYTVMVHPRHQGKGYGRDLLAAAADAARTFDGIEAIRLGCRGGHGLEHFYASCGYKEVGRVPGAIRVAPGDDRDDITMLLPLG
- a CDS encoding DUF4229 domain-containing protein, translated to MLRYTLMRLGIFAGCLVVVWGAVYSGIFPRGFGASNGLWVLLLALILSAPISWVVLRKERDRASVQIVTRVDRMKANLEANRSQEDGVDDAARAQGGAAASN
- the mqnE gene encoding aminofutalosine synthase MqnE, encoding MDVGLKRELEEKVRSGERLTREDGIALYESDDLAWLGGLAHEVRTRKNGDVVHFNVNRHLNMTNVCTASCAYCSFQRKPGEKDAYTMRIEEAVKLAKAMESENLTELHIVNGLHPNLPWRYYPRSLRELKKALPDVSLKAFTATEIHHFETISGLSASEILDELIDAGLESLTGGGAEIFDWEVRQHIVDHRTHWEDWSRIHRLAHEKGLKTPCTMLYGHIEEPRHRVDHVLRLRELQDETNGFQVFIPLRYQHDFVDMKDGKVRNTLQARTQMATGAEALKTFAVSRLLFDNVPHVKVFWVMHGVQTAQLALQHGADDMDGSVVEYKITHDADNFGTPNKLTREDLLELIRDAGFRPVERNTRYEIIREYDGPDPARRESPQPMRV